ATTCATATATCTTAAGTGGCCAACAAGGaaattgaagaaaagcatcaATGTAAAATTCCCCTAACTAAAAGGTCATACACAAGGATATATAACAAAAAGACATgaaatttggattctctaaattttgaattctcATCTTAGAAGAAAAAATGTGATCTCTCacaatttattttataggtgacaCTAAGagtaaatatgaaagagaaactattcaagaataaaagatcatattttatgctctaaagtaaaattcaaaatttagagaatgcAAATCCAAAACATGTCCCCCTACACCCTGGAAgaggaaaaaagaaaatttagtttttttttaggaatttaattttaaaaaggttAGGTTCAACTAAAGATCTCAACGAAATTGACTTGATGCTAAGTCTGCTATTTAATTCGGAAAGGCCAATGCACCTTGCACCTTATAGCAAATAACTAACTTAGATCCTTGTCAGAAAAAAATAGGACTGTTTTTcatgatataaaattaaaagtaattcttCAAAATGGCCTCAGATACAATGATCAATAGTAATAGGATTTTGttcatggaaaaaaaaaaaactgaaaggaGCTACCAATTTAAGTAGTACTTTTTGTTATCAGTGTCCACAGGATAGCTTATAATGGAgaatttggaaagaaaatcatacTTCCAAagcaaaatgaaattgaaatttctTCATGCTCAATTTGTGAACCCTAACTTTATCGGCGAACTCGATGGCCTGCAAAAAAGGTCAGCTAGTAAATGCGTGATTAATGATTCCCTAAACATTGACAAATTCTAATTTCAGATAATCAATAGTCAAATCTCATATCTGAATGCAACTTATGCATGAAATAAACTTTTTTTCTTAATTACAGAGCAATAAAAAGCATAGAAGAATAGTTTACATACGggttttcttcttcttatccttATCCTTGGTATCAGCAGGGAATGGCAAGAGACTCTCTGTATATACAAAGAAAGTTAGGAAGTTTCGATTTGGCCTATAGCAAAGAGGAGGATAATCAATTTCTTGGAGAAGCTCTCCACTGACGTTATATTTGGCGAACTTTAACTTGGTAGTAGATAGTAGTGCAATAATGTCACTACCATTGGATAAGGACAGAGGCACTATCTTAAAACAAGGAATGGAATACATTAAAGGTGGGTACTCCAatgaagatattataattgtcttcatgtaataatttttttttttgatccttggatgatggattgtagggttagattttgatatgttaaaAAAGTGTTCTTTCTATTTGAAGTGtggccaaatcaataaatcacacttttatacaaaggatcttcataaaaagatgttttttacatcttcatttgagtagctccctACATTAAAATCCAAGATGGCGTCACTTTATATTCTTTCATAACCCATATATAAGTTTTACCTATGTGATCATACGAAAACAAGGCTAGGCACCCTCCTAATAGGGTGAGATCGGAGTACCAGTTATAATGCTTTACCGGTATAGATGTCGTTGAGAAACTCCATTCCTTCAAATCAAAGATAAGAATAGCATTCATGTAAGCGCCATAGCAACTCAACCAATGAATAGCGCCATGTAAGAATAACCCACGAGATTCCCACATTTTGTGACCAAAGGGTTTGGGGAGTGCTGCATCGAAACTAATCCATGAATTGGTTCTCAACGAAAAGCAATCTACGTGGAATTGGGAGTGGTTCCCATTATCCCAAGCTAAAACTACCAAATAGTCATCCTGTGACGCATCATAACCAAATCCAAAGAGAAGTGCATGATCGTGAAAATTAAGGCCCGGGATCTTACTACGAGAAACGATATGAGAGTAAGATATTCTTTTGCTGGATCCGGTGAGAGGGTTCCATACTATAAGAAAATGTGGAAATCGGTTTAAGAGAACAAACCCTCTGCAGGATCCCAGGACTCTAAAATCTAAAGATCGCTTCTTCCTGCTGAAAGGGAGAGATAGCTCTTTGAATGCTAGTGTGTCTACGTCAACAAAGTAACCCACAGATAAGAAGTTTACGAAGAGGCATGAATGGGAGGGTGCTACAGAGGAATGGTTAAGATGAGATTCTGCAAAATCTCGATCGGATATGAGAGAGTGCCAAAGTTTGGAGACGCATCTGAGACGAAACAGCTCTTTGGCGGGAAGCCTCAGAAAGATTCGCCGAATGACGTCAAGAGGGAGGACGTCGCTCATGCCCTTGTTCTTCTCCATGCTCGATTGCTTTCTTATGTGATTTGGAATAGAGTTGCCCATcactatttatatgtatattttactGCCACTAGCCCACTACAGTTAGTACACTAGCCATTCAACAGcgtcaattttttgttttatgttttatttaattacgGTAATTTgactatttataataaatattttgattttaggtaattttgaaatgtaaaaatataaaataagaacaatttatttgaaaaaaaaaataataaatatatgaataaaaaCTAACCAttacttaaaagttaaaataatttgcGGATCCAtcaaaatttagtttttcttttcaatttaaaattttgcttttcaaattcattttttttaatattttgttcttaTTGTAAATAGAttgatttacattttatttttattacagcTTGcgaatttttcaaataaataaaataaatatagtaattactcgttattatcattattattatcattctAGTATTTATGTATatcttttttttctcaatttattttcaggatatatttaatttttaattacaattaTTTCTTTACATATACATATTATGAAGTAAAAAAAAATCTTCATAAATTAACAATtatgaagttaaaaaaaattcataaacaaaatatcttaaaaaaattaacttccataaaaataaatatattcttattttataaagtaatcaaataataacaaattaaacaAAATGCTCTAACTTGCAAACTTAAACTCACTCTCGTTAAGGTCCTTTTTCGACAATAAGTCGCTAAATGGAGTAATAAGTTAGCACTATTACTCTCGTTCTCATTCTAAGGCttggtttgataaaattttttgaagcggtatttatacttttttaaaagtttaaatttttcatttgtatttggtaaataaaaaagattatgtGTTTGTGCCTTTTAAAAAATCGAGATACTTTTAAAAGCACATAGgatagagcttttcaaagttgggcttgtatttttcaaaatttaaaaatttaatataatgttaactaatttttaaatttaatatttgtatttatgtctattataatatttttaaattttaaaagctattttaccaaatgcaattgttgttgcttgtgtttattaaaagcaatttttaatttaatttaccaaacataaatgctacaacttttaaaaagccatcttttaaaagttagcttttaaaaactatttttgaaaaataaaaactttaccaaactaagcctaaaCACTACAATTATTAAGGGTGTGTTTGGTAAACATGTTAGAAATACAAAAAATacgttcaatttttttaaatgctGTAATTTTTGTTTGGCTCATTTTTTCCCTCTAAACTCTAACATGATTCTGAGTTTGAACTCCCGTTCATCAGAAGTAACAAATTGTAGCTTTTGTGTTTAGCTTTTGCGTtcacttgaaaaattaaaacatctttatagtaatacaaatggggagctcATATGCTAacgtggcgctcatacgttgaTTCTGAGAATTTATTTGTTTAGGTGTcatcactagaaatttttagatttatatttataaattataaattataaattattatttgcttaggttgttattttcaacttttaaattatttgtttggattgttttatttaggttgttattttttaaattttaaattattttatttgtttgggttattttacttaggttgttattttttaaatttcaaatttgattgactttaatttaaatttaaattaaagtcaatcaaatttaaaaaattttagttatgagtcaactataaaagtataagttatGAGAGATATAAAAcaccacaatttaaagtacatcaatccATTTCTTTACATATATTCAAAATCTATCTACTGATTTCAATGActggtattcacaaaattgcAGACATCAATCCTACCATtgacaatttgtgtgtacgtatacgagtgatacAGTTATGAATACTACCAAATTATGTAAATTctccattgccatactcaattgagatggtttggctcgataacatgagttttctactaatatttttctattttattttaaatttatattatttatattttaaatttatttgtttattcccACCTATTGATTTTTGTTCatcaattctattttattttattttgcatgttTTGTAGTCTTTGATAATGAGGCAAAACAAGTTCTGAGAAAGAACTGTGTAAAGatacttgatccacttctattagtaagttctaaccaatatttatttttaaaaatattagtgaagatatttttaatggtaatttttatattatttattattaatatattatataatacccTGCAGAAAGAAGATCTATCGGATACACCTACACTTtttctcaacataattgataagaCCTTTATCTTCATCGTTGAAGTTCAAATATCTGATAATCCAcatttttcaccttcttataaagttaaaaagatgactgataatgtgaatctcataaataaattcaaagatgTTCACCTtattcaaattgtgagtataattataagtgtactttctattaaaaatcagtttattttttgcttccttggtcattagtagtatctaatttataaataataattaataattaattataattttaggatgttgactacacCGGTAGTTTGCTTCCAATTTCAAAGGCATCCTCAATCATTAAAGGGGAGAAAGTAGAAGGGactaaggtatttgttcaaaaaataaattttttgtttgtttgttctctcaaaattagatcttaattttattcaaaaaatattagtgagataaaatcaaaagtTAGAAAGAAATCTTTAATTTAACGTGGTAAAAGTATAGAATTTGTTACTTGAATTCTCCAATGAAGTTACGGCCAATGGTGAATCTGAAGTGTTGGAAAATGTTATTACACTAACTAAGCGACTATCCTCGGAGTCGGAAGATTCGAAGGTGGAAAGAGATAtctcaacttgcaagaagatcaagattgaaaataaaacttgagaatttggatgcacataTTTTGGAATCCCAtttagagtctatctaatagaataatgccaaGCATATGTTTGTTTCGGTGGAAACAttatcttttcttgagttgttatttttcttttagttcttttttaatttttaagtaagtaattggatttgagaataatttttaaaaatttatataatttataaactattatgctaattacaaaggattataataaagtaaatagaattaccagtcttattaagatgtgaggttatttatactgtttaaaaaaaatctttatctttatagcaATATAAATAGGAAGTACTTATGCTGACGTGGTGCTCATACATTgagtttgaaaatttatttgcTTAAGTGTCgtcactaaaaattttaaaattttatttataaattataacttattatttGCTTACGTTGTtaccttttaaatttttaaatacgaTTTCTTAGATTGTTGggtatttagtttttaatattgttgaaCTAATAATTTGTTTAGGTATCatcactaaaaatttttaaaatgttatttataaattataatttattatttgcttaagttgttactttttaaatttgaaacaatCTTTTCTCCAGATCGAATACAAATGGGGAGACTTTTTGCTGACGTGGCATTCATATGTTGAATTTCGAGATTATTTGCTTAAATGTCTTTATtagaaattttgtaattttatttataaattaatagattATTTGGTTAGATTGTTAGATAATAATAaggatttagtttttgaatttattaacaagatagttagatatttaaatcttaatattattaaactaatttaaaaaaaattaatatataaattattcggTTAGGTTGTTAGATATCAATAAGGATTTAGTTTTCGAGTTTATTAGCAAGGTGGTTAaatatttaaatcttaatattattgaactaatttaaacaaagttatttataaattatttataaattattttaaaattaggacggttgtttaataataaaatcaacaatTTAAAAGTAATAACAAAACAATAAGAAGTAAGTAGTAGTAAGAAACAAGttcgaaaacaaaataataagagcttaaatttaaaaacagaaacaaaatgttctttttaaaataaaataataaaaaattaaatttaaaagagattgtTACTTTTTAAAGTTTAAGTTATTTACTTAAGTTGttttgcttaggttgttattttgcttaggtggttattttttaaattttaagttatttgtttagtttattattttttaaattttaagttatttaccgattactcttttaaattataaattattattatttgtttaagttgttattttttaattttaaattatttccacataaattaaaattaaaaaaataaaaaaatacatacttCAGTTAAGAGGACTCTTGTGTCTCGATTCATGAATGTACTAAGAGAAGTCGACGACGgataatcaattattattttttaaatatcaacaCTTACGTATAATAGATAAGTAAAACGAAATCTAGGAATTTTAATATTAACTTcaatgtaaatttatttatttggattTGTTTCAAGATTTCATTCTATATAttcgaatttatttattttagtattttgtatttaaattgttattttaactttattttgttacaaaaatttttataatatttttttgtacttgaaagattttaatttgttaaaaaaattgtttttgttgaaaataaatatttttctatctttttatttaaaatattattattgatatgttaatattaaaaatataaaaaataaacatacttaaaaaaatattttacgttgtttgatctttataaaattaaaataattaattaattattaatttttaaattgtaactattttttcaataaaaaataatttataatttttttcaaattttatgaatttattaattttttaaaattttaaaatataaaatatatatgtatatagtttggtacaatttttttgttgttatttttaagttgtaattagtttttttaaatataaacactTACACATATTAGATGAGTAAAAcgaaatttagaaattttaatattaactttaatataaatttatttatttagatttattttaagtttttattctataaatttaaatttatttattttaatattttttatttagattgttattttaactttattttgttataattttttttgtaatattaaacTTTTTTGTACTTGAAGGATTTTAATTTGttgagaaaaaattatttttggtgaataaatatttttctatctttttatttaaaatgttattattggtatgttagtattaaaaatataaaagataaaatatactttaaaaaatatattatgagA
The sequence above is drawn from the Arachis hypogaea cultivar Tifrunner chromosome 4, arahy.Tifrunner.gnm2.J5K5, whole genome shotgun sequence genome and encodes:
- the LOC140184244 gene encoding uncharacterized protein, which encodes MEKNKGMSDVLPLDVIRRIFLRLPAKELFRLRCVSKLWHSLISDRDFAESHLNHSSVAPSHSCLFVNFLSVGYFVDVDTLAFKELSLPFSRKKRSLDFRVLGSCRGFVLLNRFPHFLIVWNPLTGSSKRISYSHIVSRSKIPGLNFHDHALLFGFGYDASQDDYLVVLAWDNGNHSQFHVDCFSLRTNSWISFDAALPKPFGHKMWESRGLFLHGAIHWLSCYGAYMNAILIFDLKEWSFSTTSIPIVPLSLSNGSDIIALLSTTKLKFAKYNVSGELLQEIDYPPLCYRPNRNFLTFFVYTESLLPFPADTKDKDKKKKTLVVLSSFEVASHGRRYVTCGRVPRCSFFEWIDNEDDMKGEWLKERRSCCFCGDSLILKSSNTPKNPNRRFMSCPSRRCKFFEWVDEEKKVRDVCLLSSEYHSGRVDGEIRGENAQERRVDRLSVDTERLKMEIGEVDDCVGRLCVELNSVQEELRKLEESMKKQTKMQMMFFCCCVTLIVAVLCGKVY